A region from the Campylobacter blaseri genome encodes:
- a CDS encoding SDR family oxidoreductase: MKKTIFITGATSGFGEGIARMFAKEDYNLIILGRREEKLKSLKKELSSTKVHEICLDIRDKEAVFKAVQNLPDEFKNIEILVNNAGLALGQDKVQDAKIEDFETMVDTNIKGLLYTTKATLPLISKNGYIFNIGSIAGNWPYPGGNVYGATKAFVRQFSFNLRNDLVGTGIRVTNIEPGIAKTEFSLVRFKGDEEKAESVYDGTKYLVADDIAKIILECSKLPQHVNINSLEVMATTQTWAGFAFER; encoded by the coding sequence ATGAAAAAGACAATTTTTATAACAGGAGCAACTTCTGGTTTTGGAGAAGGTATCGCTAGGATGTTTGCAAAAGAGGATTATAATTTAATTATCTTAGGAAGAAGGGAAGAAAAACTCAAAAGTTTAAAAAAAGAGTTAAGCTCTACTAAGGTTCATGAAATTTGCTTAGATATTAGAGATAAAGAAGCCGTTTTTAAAGCTGTTCAGAATTTGCCAGATGAGTTTAAGAATATTGAAATTTTAGTAAATAATGCAGGGCTTGCACTTGGACAAGACAAAGTTCAAGATGCTAAGATAGAAGACTTTGAAACTATGGTTGATACAAATATTAAAGGTTTACTGTATACAACAAAGGCAACCTTGCCGTTAATTAGTAAAAATGGATATATATTTAATATAGGCTCGATAGCGGGTAATTGGCCATATCCAGGCGGAAATGTTTATGGTGCTACAAAAGCTTTTGTGAGACAATTTAGTTTTAATCTTAGAAATGACTTAGTTGGAACCGGGATTAGAGTTACAAATATTGAGCCAGGGATTGCTAAAACAGAATTTAGTTTAGTTAGGTTTAAAGGTGATGAAGAGAAAGCAGAGTCAGTTTATGATGGAACAAAATATTTAGTAGCAGATGATATTGCTAAAATAATTCTTGAATGCTCAAAACTTCCACAACATGTAAACATAAACTCGCTTGAAGTTATGGCTACAACTCAAACATGGGCAGGATTTGCTTTTGAAAGATAA
- a CDS encoding heavy-metal-associated domain-containing protein, whose amino-acid sequence MKKFKVEGINCQNCANLIKNSLEDDFGKIEVNVADKEVLVDIKDEEISNFSKEINDLGFEFIKEIK is encoded by the coding sequence AAGTTTAAGGTAGAGGGTATAAATTGTCAAAATTGTGCAAATTTAATTAAAAATAGCCTAGAAGATGATTTTGGAAAAATTGAGGTTAATGTTGCAGATAAAGAGGTATTAGTTGACATAAAAGATGAAGAAATTTCAAATTTCTCTAAAGAGATAAATGATTTAGGCTTTGAGTTTATTAAAGAGATAAAATAA
- a CDS encoding ankyrin repeat domain-containing protein, whose product MKFIMVFLVSFTFLFSNVCDDIKDNVSSFFGEENNYKKVDKNLKCTQIMNTLKNLKDVSLQIRGVNIDCDGSYAIVYQKKFQFKILKALLAPEIYKKDLPDAETADEITNKNRDYFKIWSIKSLYNYNKFAEFNSLYQVAVPMLVDYYEYAFGYDEGSAIYFANRLANEYLNVAVGSHKGNILISDLDKNIINNTFDINLLLGYLYENHPSNLELDSALKTAILMKRDKEFVDVLLKWGANINSGYESALFFALNDLNMVTYLINKGANINYKNSFGKTPLFDAVELNNIELVNFLIDNGANVNSKIISNNEKMGIVSTIGDYTPFGLCGLAHTSKSLLMHAAKYSNLEIVKKLIELGARIDDVDDLGFNAADFAIMNDDKSILTYLHNIGLKENILFGEHL is encoded by the coding sequence ATGAAATTTATAATGGTTTTTTTGGTATCTTTTACATTTTTATTTTCTAATGTATGTGATGATATAAAAGATAATGTAAGCTCTTTTTTTGGTGAAGAGAATAACTATAAAAAAGTAGATAAAAATTTAAAATGTACACAGATAATGAATACTTTAAAAAACTTAAAAGATGTATCTTTGCAAATAAGAGGTGTTAATATAGATTGTGATGGTAGTTATGCTATAGTATATCAGAAAAAATTTCAATTTAAAATATTAAAAGCACTATTGGCACCAGAGATATACAAAAAAGATCTTCCTGACGCAGAAACGGCAGATGAAATAACCAATAAAAATAGAGATTATTTTAAAATTTGGTCTATAAAAAGCCTTTATAACTACAATAAATTTGCAGAATTTAACTCTCTATATCAAGTAGCTGTTCCAATGCTTGTAGATTACTATGAATATGCTTTTGGATATGATGAGGGAAGTGCTATATACTTTGCAAATAGACTTGCCAATGAGTACTTAAATGTCGCAGTAGGGAGCCATAAAGGAAATATACTAATTAGTGATTTAGATAAAAATATAATTAATAACACCTTTGATATAAATTTACTTCTTGGTTATCTTTATGAAAATCATCCTTCAAATTTGGAATTAGATAGTGCTTTAAAAACAGCGATTTTAATGAAAAGAGATAAGGAATTTGTAGATGTGTTGTTAAAATGGGGGGCAAATATAAATAGTGGATATGAGAGTGCTTTGTTTTTTGCATTAAATGATTTAAATATGGTTACTTATTTAATAAACAAAGGAGCTAATATAAATTATAAAAATTCGTTTGGAAAAACACCTTTATTTGATGCCGTAGAGCTTAACAATATAGAACTAGTCAATTTTTTGATAGATAATGGGGCTAATGTAAATTCAAAAATTATTTCAAATAATGAAAAAATGGGCATTGTTTCAACTATAGGAGATTACACTCCTTTTGGGCTTTGTGGTTTGGCACATACTTCAAAATCTCTTCTTATGCATGCAGCAAAATATTCAAATTTAGAAATTGTAAAAAAACTTATCGAGCTTGGTGCTAGGATAGATGATGTTGATGATTTGGGTTTTAATGCGGCAGATTTTGCCATTATGAATGATGATAAATCAATTCTTACATATCTACATAATATAGGGCTTAAAGAAAATATACTATTTGGAGAACATTTATGA
- a CDS encoding heavy metal translocating P-type ATPase, with the protein MSKKIKLNIVGMSCVNCSNAIEKATKKIEGVADSRVSFTTNTGEFEVDSENLKNQIIQKIEKLGFEVATDYEDLQLKKQKALKALRIKLISAFFLMLAVMILHMFIKHSFINSFLQFVLTTIIVFYCGKSFFVHAYGSLKNRNYDMNVLIALGVGSAYLYSSFVFLFPHLVDSKFNYVYFESAAMIVFFILLGKYLEENSKAKANDYIKSLLNLAPKTATLLNSDGTTKDILVENLNIGDIVVVKSGTNIPCDGVVVSGGAEVDTSALTGEFLPVYKKFGDSVNAGFLNTNGFINIEVTKANHETMIARITKLLSEASAKKMPVARLADKVANIFVPIVVAIAILTFITWVVFGNAYYGVMTSISVLVISCPCALGLAVPISIVCAISNLAKNGVLVRNPEVLEILRDTKNVFFDKTGTLTNGKISVYTTNLDNQNLKEVAEVEMLSEHLISKAIVKYAEDKNINLDNYKGEYENIVGMGIKSDNLLIGSEAFLIKNNVSIDEKQKNEYLKFLKNGLGTVLVAKDSKYLGYIVLEDTIRKSAKESIQKLNIEEKNTIMLTGDNENIAKYISKELGIKKVYSGVLPEEKFNIIKEHKNSGKTIFVGDGINDVLSLKEADCGIAMNSGTDIAKSTGDILLINNDLSGVIKLIKISERTMNTIKQNLFWAFIYNIICIPIAAGILYPINGTLLEPHFAALAMSFSSVTVVLNSLRLKFYKV; encoded by the coding sequence ATGTCTAAAAAAATAAAATTAAATATAGTTGGTATGAGTTGTGTAAACTGTTCTAATGCTATTGAAAAGGCAACTAAAAAAATTGAAGGCGTTGCCGACTCAAGAGTAAGTTTTACTACAAATACTGGCGAATTTGAAGTAGATAGTGAAAATTTAAAAAATCAAATTATTCAAAAAATTGAAAAATTAGGTTTTGAAGTAGCTACTGATTATGAAGATTTACAACTTAAAAAGCAAAAAGCTCTTAAAGCTCTTAGAATTAAGCTTATTAGTGCATTTTTTTTGATGCTTGCTGTTATGATTCTTCATATGTTTATAAAACATAGTTTTATAAACTCATTTCTTCAGTTTGTTTTAACAACTATCATTGTTTTTTATTGTGGAAAAAGCTTTTTTGTCCATGCATATGGCTCTTTAAAAAATAGAAACTATGATATGAATGTGCTTATAGCCTTAGGTGTTGGATCTGCGTATCTATACTCTAGTTTTGTATTTTTGTTTCCACACTTAGTTGATAGCAAATTTAACTATGTATATTTTGAATCAGCTGCTATGATAGTATTTTTTATACTACTTGGTAAATATTTAGAAGAGAACTCTAAAGCAAAGGCTAATGATTATATAAAATCACTTTTAAATCTAGCTCCAAAAACAGCTACTCTTTTAAATAGTGATGGTACAACTAAAGATATTTTGGTAGAAAACTTAAATATAGGCGATATAGTAGTTGTAAAAAGTGGAACCAATATCCCTTGTGATGGTGTTGTTGTTAGCGGAGGAGCAGAGGTTGATACCTCAGCTTTAACAGGTGAATTTTTGCCTGTGTATAAAAAATTTGGTGATAGTGTAAATGCTGGATTTTTAAACACAAATGGTTTTATAAATATAGAAGTAACAAAAGCTAATCACGAAACGATGATAGCAAGGATTACTAAGCTTTTAAGCGAAGCAAGTGCTAAAAAAATGCCAGTGGCAAGACTTGCTGATAAAGTTGCAAATATTTTTGTTCCAATAGTTGTTGCTATAGCTATATTAACTTTTATAACTTGGGTTGTTTTTGGAAATGCTTATTATGGAGTGATGACTTCAATATCTGTTTTGGTTATATCTTGCCCTTGTGCTCTAGGGCTTGCTGTTCCAATCTCAATAGTTTGTGCTATTTCAAATTTAGCTAAAAATGGGGTTTTAGTTAGAAACCCAGAAGTTCTTGAAATACTTAGAGATACTAAAAATGTCTTTTTTGATAAAACAGGAACTTTAACAAATGGCAAAATTTCAGTATACACAACAAATTTAGATAATCAAAATTTAAAAGAGGTAGCTGAGGTTGAAATGCTTAGTGAACACCTAATATCAAAAGCGATTGTAAAATATGCAGAAGATAAAAACATAAATTTAGATAACTATAAAGGTGAGTATGAAAATATAGTTGGTATGGGAATTAAGAGCGATAATCTTTTAATAGGTAGCGAAGCATTTTTAATTAAAAACAATGTGAGTATAGATGAGAAACAGAAAAATGAGTATTTAAAGTTTTTAAAAAATGGACTTGGGACTGTTTTGGTTGCTAAAGATAGTAAATATCTAGGATATATAGTGTTAGAAGATACCATTAGAAAAAGTGCAAAAGAAAGTATACAAAAGTTAAATATTGAAGAGAAAAATACTATAATGCTTACAGGTGATAATGAAAATATCGCTAAATACATATCAAAAGAGCTTGGTATTAAAAAAGTTTACTCTGGTGTTTTGCCTGAAGAGAAATTTAATATAATTAAAGAGCATAAAAATAGCGGTAAAACTATTTTTGTTGGTGATGGTATTAATGATGTTTTATCTTTAAAAGAGGCTGATTGTGGTATAGCTATGAATAGCGGTACAGACATAGCAAAAAGCACCGGAGATATTTTGCTTATAAATAATGACTTAAGTGGAGTTATAAAACTTATAAAAATTTCAGAAAGAACAATGAATACAATAAAACAAAATCTTTTTTGGGCTTTTATATATAATATTATTTGTATTCCTATTGCAGCAGGAATTTTATACCCTATAAATGGAACTTTGCTTGAGCCTCATTTTGCAGCTTTAGCTATGAGTTTTAGCTCTGTAACTGTAGTTTTAAACTCACTTAGACTAAAATTTTATAAAGTTTAA
- a CDS encoding transporter substrate-binding domain-containing protein, which produces MKKIFCIILCVATMLFSRTLKEIQDLGEIRIGVRLNFPPFSQEYQGEYNGFEVLLAKEIGRRIVGDKGKIVLLGVNAKDRIPMLQNNEADIMIANFSVTPEREKLVDVSLPYLLTMLGFLAPADSGLSKVVDFYNKRLLVIPGTTSEEYIKKNKNIFEPITIVNCKNTYDCFQKLKNNEADGYFHTVFSLANLEVIDNKYTVTNKHVSKPDYIAVAVQKGNKELVDIINKKIIELSKENFFKKAYDETFKIHYKGTIDRKYFLVDDVYSAFG; this is translated from the coding sequence ATGAAAAAAATATTTTGCATAATATTATGTGTCGCAACTATGCTATTTTCTCGAACTTTAAAAGAGATACAGGATTTAGGTGAGATAAGAATAGGTGTAAGACTAAATTTTCCACCATTTTCTCAAGAGTATCAAGGTGAATACAATGGTTTTGAAGTATTGCTTGCAAAAGAGATTGGTAGACGCATTGTAGGAGATAAAGGGAAAATAGTTTTATTAGGTGTTAATGCAAAAGATAGAATTCCAATGCTTCAAAACAATGAAGCTGATATTATGATTGCAAATTTCTCTGTAACGCCAGAACGTGAAAAATTAGTTGATGTTTCATTACCTTATTTGCTAACTATGTTAGGATTTCTTGCACCAGCAGATTCTGGCTTATCAAAAGTGGTTGATTTTTATAATAAAAGATTATTAGTGATTCCAGGAACCACATCAGAAGAGTATATCAAAAAAAATAAAAATATTTTTGAGCCAATAACTATAGTAAACTGCAAAAATACTTATGATTGTTTTCAAAAACTCAAAAACAATGAGGCAGATGGGTATTTCCATACTGTATTTTCTTTGGCAAATTTAGAAGTAATTGACAACAAATATACAGTCACAAATAAACATGTTAGTAAACCAGACTATATAGCGGTCGCAGTTCAAAAAGGAAATAAAGAATTGGTTGATATTATCAATAAAAAAATTATAGAATTAAGCAAAGAAAACTTTTTCAAAAAAGCATATGATGAAACTTTTAAAATACATTATAAGGGAACAATTGATAGAAAATATTTTTTAGTTGATGATGTTTATAGTGCATTTGGATAA
- a CDS encoding bifunctional aconitate hydratase 2/2-methylisocitrate dehydratase: MDFFKKYKKHVEERKSLGIPPLPLDVEQTKQICQMLKDGDDEQDELINLLENRVNPGVDASAKIKAEFLNEILNHNLEVKGIDKAKAISLLKTMLGGYNVIVLISCLSNKDENVAILASKALKDIIFVHDYFNDVANLSKTNKYAKEVIKSWANAEWFLNKPEIPEKIEAIVFKVSGETNTDDLSPASEAFTRSDIPLHANAMLVRRQPNSLEKIKELKKLKKSLVYVGDVVGTGSSRKSGINSIQWHFGEEIAGVPNKKTGGIVIGSSIAPIFFNTAEDSGALPIIANVDLLEMGDEIEIYPYKGEIVKNGEVISKFKLIPNTIYDEVRAGGRIPLIIAKSLCVKSREFLGMSAENIFIKPEQPPKEKDKGYTLAQKIVGKACGMDGVRAGMYVEAQTLTVGSQDTTGPMTRDEIKELASLGFGADFVLQSFCHTAAYPKPSDALMYKTLPNFISQRGGVALRPGDGVIHSWLNRMVLPDSVGTGGDSHTRFPIGISFPAGSGLVAFAAVLGIMPLNMPESVLVRFKGKLQPGITLRDLVNAIPYYAIKQGLLTVNKKNKKNIFAGKVLEIEGLNDLKVEQAFELSDASAERSAAACTIALDKEPVIEYIKSNIVLLEAMIKDDYESKETLQRRKEKMEKWLENPTLLKADKDAEYAQIIEIDMNEIKEPILACPNDPDDVATLSEILENPNRPHKIDEVFVGSCMTNIGHYRALGEVLRGEGQVPTRLWVVPPTKMDEKELREEGYYYLFGAAGARTEVPGCSLCMGNQARVKDGAVVFSTSTRNFDNRMGLGAKVYLGSSELAAVCAILGRIPTKDEYLNIVPKKLAGKESEVYKYLNFNEIDNYSF; encoded by the coding sequence ATGGATTTTTTTAAAAAATATAAAAAACATGTAGAAGAGAGAAAATCTCTAGGAATTCCTCCACTTCCATTGGATGTAGAACAGACAAAGCAAATTTGCCAAATGTTAAAAGATGGAGATGATGAACAAGACGAACTTATAAATTTACTTGAAAATCGTGTCAATCCAGGAGTTGATGCTTCTGCTAAGATTAAAGCTGAGTTTTTAAATGAAATTTTAAATCATAATTTAGAAGTTAAAGGTATAGATAAAGCAAAAGCAATATCACTTTTAAAAACTATGCTTGGTGGATATAATGTTATAGTTTTAATATCCTGTTTAAGTAATAAAGATGAAAATGTAGCGATACTAGCTTCAAAAGCCTTAAAAGACATAATTTTTGTTCATGATTATTTTAATGATGTTGCCAATCTTAGTAAGACAAATAAATATGCAAAAGAGGTTATCAAGTCGTGGGCAAATGCTGAGTGGTTTTTAAATAAGCCTGAAATTCCAGAAAAAATAGAAGCTATAGTTTTTAAAGTTAGTGGTGAAACAAATACAGATGATTTAAGTCCAGCAAGTGAAGCTTTTACTCGTTCAGACATTCCACTTCATGCAAATGCAATGTTAGTTAGAAGGCAGCCAAATAGTTTAGAAAAGATTAAAGAGTTAAAAAAATTAAAAAAATCTTTAGTTTATGTTGGAGATGTTGTAGGAACTGGAAGTAGTAGAAAAAGTGGAATTAATTCAATTCAGTGGCATTTTGGAGAAGAGATTGCTGGGGTTCCAAATAAAAAAACAGGTGGCATCGTTATAGGCTCAAGTATAGCTCCAATTTTCTTTAATACAGCAGAAGACAGTGGAGCATTACCTATTATAGCTAATGTTGATCTGTTAGAAATGGGTGATGAGATTGAAATTTACCCATATAAAGGTGAAATTGTAAAAAATGGAGAAGTTATAAGTAAATTTAAGCTTATACCAAACACTATTTATGATGAAGTTAGAGCAGGCGGGAGAATTCCACTTATAATTGCAAAATCACTTTGTGTAAAATCAAGAGAATTTTTAGGAATGAGTGCTGAAAATATTTTTATAAAACCAGAACAGCCACCAAAAGAAAAAGACAAAGGTTATACATTAGCACAAAAAATAGTAGGAAAAGCATGTGGAATGGATGGCGTTAGAGCAGGTATGTATGTGGAGGCTCAAACCCTAACAGTTGGTTCACAAGATACGACAGGACCTATGACAAGAGATGAGATAAAAGAACTTGCAAGTTTGGGCTTTGGAGCCGATTTTGTTTTACAAAGTTTTTGTCATACTGCAGCTTATCCTAAACCAAGCGACGCTTTAATGTATAAAACATTGCCAAATTTTATAAGTCAAAGAGGAGGAGTTGCTTTAAGACCAGGAGATGGCGTAATTCATTCATGGCTTAATAGAATGGTTTTACCTGATAGTGTTGGAACGGGTGGAGATTCTCATACTAGATTTCCAATTGGTATAAGTTTTCCAGCAGGTAGTGGGCTTGTTGCTTTTGCAGCGGTTTTAGGAATTATGCCACTTAATATGCCTGAGTCTGTTTTGGTTAGATTTAAAGGCAAACTTCAACCAGGAATTACTCTTAGAGATTTAGTTAATGCTATTCCATATTATGCTATTAAACAAGGACTTTTAACAGTTAATAAAAAGAATAAAAAAAATATATTTGCAGGAAAAGTTTTGGAAATAGAAGGGCTTAATGATTTAAAAGTAGAACAGGCTTTTGAATTAAGCGATGCAAGTGCAGAAAGAAGTGCAGCAGCTTGCACTATAGCACTTGATAAAGAACCGGTTATTGAGTATATAAAATCAAATATTGTTTTATTAGAAGCTATGATAAAAGATGATTATGAAAGCAAAGAAACACTCCAAAGACGAAAAGAAAAAATGGAAAAATGGCTAGAAAATCCAACTCTTTTAAAAGCCGATAAAGATGCAGAGTATGCACAAATTATTGAAATTGATATGAATGAGATTAAAGAGCCTATTTTAGCTTGTCCAAATGATCCTGATGATGTTGCAACTTTAAGTGAAATTTTAGAAAACCCAAATAGACCGCATAAAATTGATGAAGTTTTTGTTGGAAGTTGTATGACAAACATTGGTCATTATAGAGCTTTAGGCGAGGTTTTGAGGGGTGAGGGACAAGTTCCTACAAGACTTTGGGTAGTTCCACCTACAAAAATGGATGAAAAAGAGCTTAGAGAAGAGGGGTATTACTATTTGTTTGGAGCAGCAGGAGCTAGGACAGAGGTTCCAGGATGTTCGTTATGTATGGGTAATCAAGCAAGAGTTAAAGATGGTGCTGTAGTTTTTTCAACCTCAACTAGAAATTTTGATAATAGAATGGGACTTGGGGCAAAAGTATATTTAGGAAGTTCAGAACTTGCAGCAGTTTGTGCTATACTTGGTAGAATTCCTACAAAAGATGAGTATCTAAATATAGTTCCTAAAAAACTTGCAGGAAAAGAGAGCGAAGTTTATAAATATCTAAATTTTAATGAGATAGATAATTACTCTTTTTAA
- a CDS encoding hydrogenase 4 subunit B, producing MKKILISSFAALALLTGCANTTTQNEAPVMKVENVEVIEFQADQDQNYKATLKSSDMFNTAMFMDSKGNKYNLKAMPAGSGTMLGNDEGVSVHFSKGEGIITLGKGQKDIFVSYDEKSM from the coding sequence ATGAAAAAAATTTTAATTTCATCTTTTGCAGCTCTTGCGCTACTAACAGGTTGTGCTAATACTACTACACAAAATGAAGCACCAGTTATGAAAGTTGAAAACGTTGAGGTTATAGAATTTCAAGCAGATCAAGACCAAAATTATAAAGCCACTTTAAAGTCAAGTGATATGTTTAATACTGCTATGTTTATGGATAGCAAGGGTAATAAATATAATCTTAAAGCTATGCCAGCTGGTAGCGGAACTATGTTAGGAAATGATGAGGGCGTATCTGTTCACTTTTCAAAAGGCGAAGGCATTATAACACTAGGAAAGGGACAAAAAGATATATTCGTATCTTATGATGAGAAAAGTATGTAA
- the trmA gene encoding tRNA (uridine(54)-C5)-methyltransferase TrmA, whose protein sequence is MKDKHCKYVGECGSCTLDMPYNEQIEYKKEIIKDKFKEFYSGEFELFTSQQSAYRIRAEFGLYHEGKDLFYTMNGIKQRYLKIDSCSKVDSKIANLMPKLLNELKNNDLLKFKVFGVEFNTTNSDILAILLYHRDINQIKNELQNLKEKLNINLIARSRGKKLVFGSEILNETLQINGKKYFYQFESNAFIQPNRSVNEKIISWVLSSLQDTKDLFEMYCGYGNFTIPLSFKFENVLASEISKNAIKNAKENCEKNSVKNISFIRMSSEEIIKAFSGQEFNRLKDINLSEYNFSHILVDPPRAGLDESVTKFIKNYENIIYVSCNPDTLFENLQILTKTHKVIKFAIFDQFPHTNHMECGVILKKL, encoded by the coding sequence TTGAAAGATAAGCATTGTAAATATGTAGGCGAGTGCGGAAGTTGCACTTTGGATATGCCATATAATGAACAGATAGAGTATAAAAAAGAGATTATAAAGGACAAATTTAAAGAGTTTTACAGTGGGGAATTTGAGCTTTTTACATCACAACAAAGTGCTTATAGGATAAGGGCTGAGTTTGGGTTGTATCATGAGGGTAAAGATCTGTTTTATACTATGAATGGCATAAAACAAAGATATCTCAAAATTGATAGTTGTTCAAAGGTTGATAGTAAAATAGCAAATTTAATGCCTAAGCTTTTAAATGAATTAAAAAATAATGATCTACTTAAATTTAAGGTTTTCGGCGTTGAGTTTAACACTACAAATAGTGATATTTTAGCTATTTTGCTTTATCATAGAGATATTAATCAAATTAAAAACGAGCTTCAAAATTTAAAAGAAAAACTAAATATAAATTTGATAGCACGCTCTCGTGGTAAAAAACTTGTTTTTGGAAGTGAAATTTTAAATGAAACTTTGCAAATTAATGGTAAGAAGTATTTTTATCAATTTGAAAGCAATGCTTTTATTCAGCCAAATAGATCAGTAAATGAAAAGATAATATCTTGGGTTTTATCAAGCTTGCAAGATACAAAAGATCTTTTTGAGATGTATTGTGGCTATGGAAATTTCACAATTCCACTTAGTTTTAAGTTTGAAAATGTTTTAGCAAGTGAGATTAGTAAGAATGCTATTAAAAATGCTAAAGAAAATTGTGAAAAAAATAGTGTTAAAAATATAAGTTTTATTAGGATGTCAAGTGAAGAGATTATTAAGGCTTTTAGTGGGCAGGAATTTAATAGATTAAAAGATATAAATTTGAGTGAATATAATTTTTCTCATATTTTAGTTGATCCACCAAGAGCAGGGCTTGATGAAAGCGTAACCAAGTTCATAAAAAATTATGAAAATATAATTTATGTATCGTGCAATCCAGATACTTTATTTGAAAATTTACAAATTTTAACTAAAACTCATAAAGTTATAAAGTTTGCTATTTTTGACCAATTTCCACACACAAATCATATGGAATGCGGTGTTATTTTAAAAAAATTATAG
- a CDS encoding CoA-binding protein, protein MLIDKILSNSKNIAIVGLSPDESKASNKVAKYLQECGYSIYPIYPKFDTILGKKVYRNLSEINDDIDIVVMFRKGEFAEILVEEVIAKNAKTLWLQLGIKNEIAKQKALENGINFIEDKCIMMEHLKVKKEVNG, encoded by the coding sequence ATGCTTATAGATAAAATTTTAAGTAATTCTAAAAATATAGCTATTGTTGGACTTAGTCCTGATGAAAGCAAAGCTAGCAATAAAGTGGCAAAATATTTGCAAGAGTGTGGATATAGCATCTATCCAATTTATCCTAAATTCGATACCATTTTAGGTAAAAAAGTATATAGGAATTTAAGTGAGATAAATGATGATATTGATATAGTTGTTATGTTTAGAAAAGGAGAGTTTGCAGAGATTTTAGTAGAAGAGGTAATTGCTAAAAATGCTAAAACTCTTTGGTTGCAACTTGGTATAAAAAATGAGATTGCAAAGCAAAAAGCCCTTGAAAATGGCATAAATTTTATAGAAGATAAATGTATAATGATGGAACATTTAAAAGTAAAAAAGGAAGTTAATGGTTGA